CGCCCGAGCTGGCGCGGCTCGTCGACGACCTGTTCGCGACGATGGAGGTGGCGCAGGGCGTCGGCCTCGCCGCGCCGCAGGTCGGCGTCGACCTGCGGGTGTTCGTCTACGACCTCACCGACGACCGCGGCGACCGGCACGTCGGCCACGTCGTCAACCCGGTCCTGGAGATCGACGAGACGTCCGACCTCGTCACCGAGGACGAGGGCTGCCTGTCGGTGCCGGGCGCCTACGAGCCGCTGGCCCGCCGCGAGACGGCGCGCGTGAAGGGTGTGGACCAGCACGGCGCGCCCGTGCAGCTCGAGGCCACCGGCTACCTGGCGCGCGCCTACGTCCACGAGTGCCAGCACCTCGACGGCACCCTGTACTGGGACCACCTGGACGCCGACGCGCAGCAGCGGGCGCTCGCGGAGCGGGACGAGGAGCGGGCCGAGGTCCTGGCCGAGCGTCGCGAGCTGGCGATCGAGCTCGGCAAGACGCCGCCGGAGTACCCGGCGGAGCCGGCCGGGGGTCGCTGACCCCTCCGGTCACTCGGTGCGGCGGCGCGACCGCCACGCGACGATCCCGCCGGCCGCGACACCCGTCGCGGCCAGCGCGAGCCCGGCGCCGGCCCACAGGTCACCGTCGAGCAGCAGGCTGTGCGGGCTGTCGTCGCGGTTCGCGAGCGCGGCGGGCCGGACGGCGCCGGCCGCCGCGGACGGCGAGGTGCTGGGTGTCGGGCTCGGCGTCGCCGAGCGGCTCGGCGAGGGCGACGGGGACGGCGAGGGGGACGGGCTCGGGCTCGGCGACGGGGACGGCGTGGGCGTGGGCGTGGGCTCGGCCTCCGGGGTGGGGGTCGGCGACTCCTCGCGCTCCCGGTCGTCCTCGTCCCGGTCGGGCGTCCGGCTGGCCGACGGCGTCGGGGACGGCTCGGCCTTCGGGGGCGGGCCGGCCGACGCGGCGGGCTCCGTGCAGGCACCGCCGTCGTCGTTCCACTCCCCGACGCCGGGTACCCGGACGTAGACGACGCAGTAGCCGTCGGGCATCGCGGCGGGGGCGCCGGCGAACGGGACGAACCCCGACCGGCCGTTCGGCAGAGGCTCGGTCAGCCACTCGTACCGCCAGCCCTCCAGGCTGCGGACGGAGTACCCCACCAGGTCGTCGCCACCGGCGCCGCGGTCACGGCCGTGGTAGGACACGCCGGAGGTCGAGACCTCGAGGTCGCCGTCGGCTGCCGACGCGGCGACGGCCGACGGCACGGCGAGCCCGCACGCGAGGGCGACGGTGAGCAGGGTACGGGCGGCAGCGGCGCGCACGAGGACCTTCCGACGCTGGGAGCCGGGCGGCCCGGCGAGTTCGCCGCCATCGTAGCGGGGTCGGCGTGGCGTCCGTCACGGGCGTCGTGGCCACCACCGGGGACGTCGGCGCGGGCGGGGCGTCAGAGAGTGTCGAGCCAGCGCACGACGGCGGCGGCGACGGCGTCCAGGTCCTTGACGTCGTGCGTGCCGGGCAGGGTGACGCGGGTGACGGGCCCCGGGATCGCCGCGGTGTGCTCGGCGAGCTCGTCGGGGGTGCCGAACGGGTCGCGGTCACCGCCGACGAACAGCACGGGCAGGTCGAGGTCGCCGAGGTGCTCGGTGCGCAGCCGGTCCGGCCGGCCCGGGGGGTGCAGGGGGTAGCTGAGCAGCACGAGCCCGGCGGCGGGCAGGCCCTCGGCGACGGCCATCGAGCACATGCGCCCGCCGTAGGAGCGGCCCCCGAGCAGCAGCCGTCCGGTGCCGACGCCCAGCCCGGCGGCGAACCGCTCGGCCTCGGCCCGCACGTGCGCCACGGCGACGGGGGCGCGGTCGGGCATGCGGCGCCCCGCGGTCCGGTACGGGAAGTCGACGCGCTCCACGGCGACGGCGGGGTCGAGGGCGCTCACGGCGTCGTCCACGGCGCGCAGGGCCCGGTGGTCGCGGTCGGCCCCGGCGCCCGGGGCGAGGAGAAGTCCGGCGGGGCGGGTGCTCATCGCCCCAGTGTCGCCGATCCGGTGTCGCCGGGCCGCGCTACCGTGCCCGGATGGAGTCGCAGCAGGGCGGGACGGTCGTCGGGGCGGACTGGTCCGACGAGGACCTCGACGGCGTGGTGCTCGAGGGCGTCGAGCTGGTCGACGTCGACCTGTCCGAGGCGCGGGTGCGGGGCGCGACCTTCACGGGGTGCACGTTCCGCGGGGTGCTGCTCAACGCGTCGTCGTGGGAGGACTCCGCGTTCACGTCGTGCCGGTTCTCCCGGGTCGACCTGTTCGACGCGGAGCTGGCGCGCTGCAAGCTGGTCGGGTCGACGTTCGACGACTGCCGGTTCGCCCTGCTGCGGGCGGTGCAGGGCGACTGGTCGTTCACGGAGCTCCGGCGGGCGGTGCTGGACGGGGTGCACCTGGAGGGGCTGCGGCTGCGGGAGGCCGACCTGTCCCAGGCGCGGGCGCGCGGCGCGACGCTGCTGGGCCTGGACCTGTCGGGGGCCGTGCTGGACGGTGTGGACCTGGGCGGCGCGGTGCTGCGGGGCAGCGACCTGTCGGCCCTGGACCCGCGGTCGGCGCGGCTGGAGGGCGCGGTGGTGGACGCCGTGCAGGCGGTGGTGCTGGCGGAGTCCCTGGGCGTGGTCGTGACCGGGGACTGACCGTCCCGCGCGTCGTCACCGTCCGGTTTCGTCGGTTTCGCGCGCGTCATATCACAGTCGTCGGAGGTTCCCGGGGCGGGGGCGGTGCGTTAACGTAGCCGTAATACATCGTTGTACAACCCTGAAGGAACTGCCATGAAGGACCAGGTCGACGTCAACCCGATCGTGCTCCAGCGCGCGGACCCGCACGTGCTGCGTCATGACGGGCAGTACTACTTCACGGGCTCCTACCCGGCCTACGACCGGGTCGTCCTGCGCCGGGCAGCCCGGCTCGAGGACCTTCAGGCCGCGCCCGAGGTGACGATCTGGACCCGGCACGCCACGGGTCCGCAGTCGCACCTCATCTGGGCGCCCGAGATCCACCGCGTCGGCGACGCCTGGTACGTCTACTTCGCCGCCGCCCCGAACGACCACGGCACCGCCGACCTGCCCGGCACGCCCGAGACCTTCAACCACCGCGTGTTCGTGCTCGAGTGCACCGACGCCGACCCGATGACGGGGGAGTGGGTCGAGCGCGGCCAGGTCGACACCGGCTGGGAGTCGTTCGCGCTGGACGCCACGACGTTCGTGCTCGACGGCACCCAGTACCTCGTGTGGGCCCAGCAGGACTTCGAGGTCCGCGGCCACTCGAACCTCTACATCGCCCCGATGGCCGACCCGTGGACGCTGGCCGGCCCCGCCGTCGAGCTGACGCGCCCAGAGTTCGACTGGGAGGTCAAGGGCTTCTGGGTCAACGAGGGCCCGTCCGTCCTGGTGCGCGACGGCCGGGTGCTCCTCACCTACTCGGGTGCGGCGACCGGCGTCGACTACGCGATGGGCGTCCTGGCCGCGGACGCCTCCGCCGACCTCCTCGACCCGGCGTCGTGGACCAAGAGCCCGGACCCCGTGTTCGTCTCCGACCCGTCGGTGCACCAGTACGGGCCGGGCCACAACTCGTTCACCGAGTCGCCCGAGGGCGAGACCGTGCTGGTGTACCACGCCCGCACGTACACCGAGATCGTCGGGGACCCGCTGTGGGACCCGAACCGTCACGCCTGCGCGCAGGTGCTGCCCTTCGACGCCGACGGCAACCCCGTGTGGGGCACGCCGGCGCCGCTCGGTCGCCCGGTGCCGACCTCGACCGACGTGCTGACGCCGGACGGGACGGCCGTGCTGTCCGTGGCCGAGCAGGCCGCCGAACCGGAGGTCCTCGCCGCGCAGCGGTGACCTTCCTCACGGTGGGCGTCGCCGCTGGTCACGGTGACGGCGGCGCCCCGCGGCCAGGCCGCACCCAATTTCTATCGTTTACCGTGTAGGTGTGCCGGGCCGACCGACGTCCCGGTGCAGTCACCCGAGGAGCGTCGATGACCGACCACCACCACACCGCCGTCGAGGTCGAGGGCCGTCCCACCACCGGAGCGCGCGCGTCCCTGCGCAACCCCGTGTTCTGGAACGTCGGAGGCCTGTTCTTCTTCTACTTCGCCATCTGGCAGCTGGCGATGACGTTCCTCAGCCCGTGGCTGGCCGAGGAGGCCGGCATGAGCAGCGGCAACATCGGGCTCGTGTTCTCCGTCATCGCGCTCGTGGCGTTCTGCCTCCAGCCCTTCTACGGGTACATCCAGGACCGGCTCGGGTTCCGCAAGAACCTCCTCGCCTTCGTCGTGGTCTGCGCCGCCTTCGTCGGCCCGTTCTTCGCGTTCGTGTTCCTGCCGATCGTGTCGTTCAACGAGGTCGTCGGCGCCGTCGTCGCGGGCATCTACCTCTCGCTCGTGCTCAACGCGGGCGTCGGCGTCGTCGAGGCGTTCAACGAGCGCACGTCCCGCGCCAACGGCTTCGAGTACGGCCACGTGCGCCTCTTCGGCTCGCTCGCCGGTGCCACCGCCTCGCTCGTGGGCGGCTTCGTCTGGGCGTCCGACCCGAACAACATCTGGTGGGCCGGCACGTTCTCCGCGATCCTGCTCGGCGTCCTGCTGTTCGTCGTCCGCACCCCCAAGCCGGGCGACCCCGGCTACACCGCCATCAGCGCCGACTCCTCCGACACGGCCCCCCGGGCCGACTCCGGCGCCGTCAAGGCCCTGCTGCGCAACCGCTCGTTCGTCGGCTTCATGATCCTCATGTTCGGCACCGCCGCGCTCTACGACGTGTTCGACCAGCAGTTCGCGATCTACTTCGCGCAGCACGCCACCGGCGTCGCCGACCCGCAGGTGCTGTTCTCCCGCGTCGTGTTCGTCCAGATCCTGCTCGAGGCCGCCGTCATGGTCGCCATGCCGTTCCTCATCAACAGGATCGGCGCCAAGTGGGGCCTGATCCTCTTCGCGATGGTGCTGATCGTGCGCGTCATCGGCTCGGCCTTCGTCGTGCACACCTGGGCGCTCATCCTGTGGCGCCTGCTCGCCGCCATCGAGATGCCGCTCATGCTCATCTCCGTGATGAAGTACATCACCCGCATGTTCGACGTGCGGATCTCCGCCACGGCCTACATGGTCGGGTTCAACATGGCCAAGGCCGCCGGCGTCTTCATCTTCTCGTGGGTGTTCGGCCTGTCCTACGACGCCATCGGCTTCTCCGCGTCGTACGTCGTGATGGCGGTCGTCGTCGTCGCCGTCACCGCCGCCGCCATGTTCCTCATGCGCAGCGACCGCGGCCGGCCGGACCCGGGCGCCGTGTCCGCCGAGCGGGCGGTCACCGCCTGAGCACGGTGACGGGGCAGGGCGCGAAGTCCAGCACCTGACGGCTGGTCGAACCCAGCACCAGCCTGTCGAACCCACCCAGCCCACGGGTGCCGACCACCAGCCGGTCGGCACCCGTGGCTGCTTCCACGAGCATCTTCGCGGCCTGGCCGTGCAGCACCTGGGGGCGCACCCGCTCGGCGGGCAGCGACACGCCCGCGTCCCGGACCGCCGCGTCCAGGCAGTCCCGGGCGAACCTCTCGTAGTCGTCGATCGGGGGCGCCCAGCCCCACGACCCCGGCAGCGGGGCGAGGGTCGTGATCTGCCACGCGAACACGGGCTCCAGCACCGCGCCGATCCGCTCCGCCACCTCCGCGCCGTGCCGCAGCGCCGCCACCGACGGCACCGACGTGTCCACGCCGACGACCACCCGCGGCTCGGCCCCGTCCACGAGCTCGGGCGTCGGGCCGTCGTCCAGGCGTCGCACCACCGTGACCGGCACGTCGGCGTTCTCCGCCACCGTGGTCGACACGCTGCCCAGCACCCGGCGCCCGACCCGGCCGCGGCGACGCCGACCCAGCACCAGCATGACGGCCCCGTGCGCCGCGGTCAGCAGGGCCTCCGGCGCCGGACCCGGCAGGCACACCACGTCCACGTCCACGTCGACGCCGTGCCGGGCGGCCGCCCGGTCGACGATCTCCCGGGTCCCGGCGAGCCGCTCCGCCCGCACCGGCTCCAGGTCCGCGGCGTCGCGCTCCGGCGCCGCCTGGACCACCGTCAGCCCGACCCCGCGGGACGCGGCCTCCGTCAGCGCCCAGTCCAGCGCCTCGTCCGCCTCCGCCGAACCGTTGACCCCGACCACGATGCCGTCCATGTCCGCAGGATAGGTCCGCCCGCCGGGCCCGGCAGGTCGGACGGACGGGCCCGCACCGGCGCCGTCGCCTAGGGTGTCGCGCATGTCCCGCACCACCCCCGTGACCGCCGCGCGCCCCGACGCCGGCGCCCCGCGCGCCGCGGTCGGCGGCGGCGGGAACCGCGCCGACATCCAGGGACTGCGCGCCCTCGCGGTCGCGGCCGTGGTCGTGTTCCACCTGTGGCCGGGCGTCCTGACCGGCGGGTACGTCGGCGTCGACGTGTTCTTCGTGCTGTCCGGGTTCCTCATCACCAGCCACCTCGTGCGCCGGCCCGTCGGCTCGCCCCGGGCGCTGGCCGACTTCTGGGCGCGGCGCGTGCGGCGCCTCATCCCCGCCGCGACCCTCGTGCTCGCCCTGACCCTCGTCGCGGCCGTCGTCTGGCTGCCGTCCACCGTGCTCGCCGGGACGGCGCGCGAGGTCGCCGCCTCCGCCCTCTACGTCGAGAACTGGCACCTCGCCCGGTCCGAGGCCGACTACCTCGCGGCCGACCAGGCGCACTCGCCCGTCCAGCACTACTGGTCGCTGTCCATCGAGGAGCAGTTCTACCTGCTGTGGCCCGTGCTCCTGGGCGCCGCCACCTGGACCGCCCTGCGCGTGCGGCGGTCCCGGGCCCGGCGGGCGGCCGGCCCGGCGAGCGCCTCCGGGGACGTGCCGGACCAGGACGCGCGGCGGACCGCCGCCCGCACCGCGGCCCTGGTCACGGGCGTGGTCGTGGTCGCGTCCCTCGCCCGCTCCGTCCAGCTCACGGCCGCCGAGCCCGCCGCCGCCTACTTCGTGTCCACCACCCGGTTCTGGGAGCTCGGCCTCGGTGGTCTCCTCGCCGCGCTGCTGGCGCTGCGCACCACCGCCGGCCGGCCCGAGGTCCCGGACGGTCCGGCCGCGCGGGTCCTGCGGCCCGTCGCCGCGTGGGCCGGGCTCGCGATGATCGTCGTCGCCTGCCTCACGTTCGACGCCGACACCCCGTTCCCCGGCACCGCAGCCCTGCTGCCGACCGTCGGCACCGCGCTCGTCGTCGCCGCGGCCGCCGACCCGCTGCGCGGCGGACCCGGGCGCCTGCTCGGACGCCGGCCCGTGCAGTGGCTGGGCGACGCCTCCTACTCCGTCTACCTGTGGCACTGGCCCCTCGTCGTCATCGTGCCCGTCGCCCTCGACACCGACGGCCCGCTCGTCATGGTCGGCGTGCTGGCCGCCACCCTCGGGCTCGCCGCGCTGTCCCGCACCTGGGTCGAGGAACGCCTGCGGCACCACCCCCTCCTGGTGCGCCGTCGTGCCGCCACGTTCGTGCTGCTCGCCGTGTGCGTCGGCGTCGTCGCCGGCGCCGGGACGGTCGTCGCGCAGCGCACGGAGACCGCCCAGCGGGAGGCCGCCGCCGCGTTCGCCGTCGCCGTCGAGGAGGCCGGTGACTGCCTCGGCGCCACGGTCGAGCGCGACCCGTCCTGCCCGCGGCCCGCCTTCGTCACCCCGCCGCTCGTCGCCGCCGAGGACCGGCCCGTCGTCTACGCCGACGGCTGCTGGAACAACACCCCGTTCACCACCCGGAACACCTGCACCTACGGGCCCGCCGACGCGACCACGCGGATCGCGCTCGTCGGGAACTCCCACGCCGGGCACTGGGTGCCCGCCCTCACCGACGCCCTCGACACCGAGGGGTGGCGGCTCACCACCTACCTCCAGTCGGTCTGCTACACCGTCGACGACCTGCTCGACATCGAGGGCACCGGCGTCGCGGAGAGCTGCCGCGACACCAACCGGTGGGCCGTCGACCAGGTCGTCACGGGCGGCTACGACCTCGTCGTGCTGTCCGACCGGACGAACCAGCCGCTGGCCGACATGCCCGAGGACGAGCAGGAGGCCGCCGCGCAGGCCGCCTACGCCGAGACGCTCGCGGCCTTCACGGACGCCGGGATCCCCGTGCTCGTGCTGCGCGACACCCCGGCGATGCCCGCGGACGTGCCCGACTGCGTGGCGCTCCACCCCGACGACCTCGACCGGTGCGGCGCCCCGCCCGCCGTCGCGCTCGAGCCCGACCCGCTGGCCGCCGCGGCCGCCGCGGACACCACCGGGCTGGTGTCCGTCACGAGCGTCGAGGACCTCATGTGCGACCCGGACCTCTGCCACGCCGTCGTCGGCGGTCTCGTGGCCTACTTCGACCACGGTCATCTCACCGCGACGTTCGCCCGCACCCTCGCGCCCGAGGTGACCGGCGCCGTCCGCGACCGCCTCGCCGGCTGACGCGAGCCAGCGCAGCGTCCTGCGGGTCAGCGCACAGCAGCGCGAGTCAGCGCAGGCTCCCGCGAGTCAGCGCGGCGGTGGCGGGTGCAGCAGCGAGCGGATCGGACGCGTGACGATGTCGACGCGGTCGACCAGGTCGCCCGGCCCCGTGACGACGATCGCCCGCCCGCGCGCCGTCACGTGCACCGCCACGACGTCGCGCACCTCCACCCGCGTCGCGGGGCGCGGCTGACCGTCCACGCGCAGCTCGCCGGTCTCCAGCGGCACCGCGTCGACCTCCGCGACGATCGCCCGCATGGCGGAGCGGTAGTCGGCGAACCCGTCCGCGAAGTCCGGCACCGCGGGGTCGCCGTCGGCCTCCACGGGGGCGGCGATGTCGGCGTGCAGGGGTGCGGCCAGCGCCCCGCTGCACGCGGCCCGCACGACGTCCTCGACGAGGTCGTCGGTCACCTCCGAGCGCAGCGTCTCGACCTCGAACGCCTCGCCCGCGAACGTGCGGTACGACCGCACGAACCGGTCCGACGTCGGGTCGACGCGGTGCTCGTCGCCCGTGAGGGCCTCGTCCTCCAGGTCCAGGCCCCAGGTGAGCGGGTCGTCGACCTCGCCCACGACGCCCGAGAACTGCGCCATCCGTTCGTCCACGACGTCGTGCGGACCCACGGACGGCAGCCCGTGCCGTTCGGCGTCCGTCGGTGTCGACGCGGCGGCGTCCCCCTCGCGTCCGGTGTCGTCGTGCCCTGCGTCCCGTCCGACGTCGTCCATGGCGGACCTCCCGGTGAGCGTGACCTCTTGCACAGACCTTGCCCTTCCATCGTCTCGCTCGGCAACGGGGCACGCCGTCACGCCCCTGGCGAACAAGGGCATTCCGAGGGGGTCGGGCGGGTTCGCACCGCATAGAGTCGTAGCGGTCAGGCTGTCGCCGTCATCTCCGACGGGGTGCAGGAAAAGCCGCTCGTGAGGGAGCAGCACATGTTCGAGAGATTTACGGACCGAGCCCGTCGGGTGGTCGTCCTCGCTCAGGAAGAGGCGAGGATGCTCAACCACAACTACATCGGCACGGAGCACATCCTGCTCGGCCTCATCCACGAGGGTGAGGGCGTGGCCGCGAAGGCGCTGGAGTCGCTGGGCATCTCGCTCGACGGCGTGCGCGCGCAGGTCACCGAGATCATCGGCGAGGGCCAGCAGGCCCCCAGCGGGCACATCCCGTTCACGCCGCGTGCCAAGAAGGTGCTGGAGCTGTCGCTGCGCGAGGCGCTGCAGCTCGGCCACAACTACATCGGCACCGAGCACATCCTGCTCGGCCTCATCCGCGAGGGCGAGGGTGTCGCGGCGCAGGTGCTCACCAAGATGGGCGCCGACCTCAACAAGGTGCGCCAGCAGGTCATCCAGCTGCTGTCCGGCTACCAGGGCAAGGAGCCGGTCGCGGCCGGCGGCCCGGCCGAGGGCCAGCCGTCCGGCTCGGCCGTGCTCGACCAGTTCGGGCGCAACCTCACCCAGGCCGCCCGCGAGGGCAAGCTGGACCCGGTGATCGGGCGCACGCAGGAGATCGAGCGCGTCATGCAGGTCCTGTCGCGCCGCACCAAGAACAACCCGGTGCTGATCGGCGAGCCCGGCGTCGGCAAGACGGCGGTCGTCGAGGGTCTCGCCCAGGACATCGTCCGCGGCGACGTCCCCGAGACGCTGAAGGACAAGCAGCTGTACACGCTCGACCTCGGCGCGCTGGTGGCCGGGTCGCGCTACCGCGGTGACTTCGAGGAGCGCCTGAAGAAGGTCCTCAAGGAGATCCGCACCCGCGGCGACATCATCCTGTTCATCGACGAGATCCACACCCTCGTCGGGGCGGGTGCCGCTGAAGGAGCGATCGACGCCGCCAGCATCCTCAAGCCGATGCTGGCCCGCGGCGAGCTCCAGACCATCGGTGCGACCACGCTCGACGAGTACCGCAAGCACGTCGAGAAGGACCCGGCCCTGGAGCGTCGCTTCCAGCCGATCCAGGTCAACGAGCCGTCCCTCGAGCACGCCATCGAGATCCTCAAGGGCCTGCGCGACCGCTACGAGGCGCACCACCGCGTGTCCATCACGGACTCCGCGCTGGTCTCCGCCGCGCAGCTCGCCGACCGGTACATCAACGACCGGTACCTCCCGGACAAGGCGATCGACCTCATCGACGAGGCGGGCGCGCGCCTGCGCATCCGTCGCATGACCGCCCCGCCGGAGCTCAAGGAGCTCGACGAGGAGATCGCCGAGGCACGCCGCGAGAAGGAGTCGGCGATCGACGAGCAGGACTTCGAGAAGGCCGCCGGCCTGCGTGACACCGAGAAGCGGCTCACGCAGCAGCGCGCCGACAAGGAGAAGGCCTGGAAGTCGGGCGACCTCGACACGGTCGCGGAGGTGGACGACGAGCTCATCGCCGAGGTGCTGGCGATGTCGACAGGCATCCCGGTCATCAAGCTCACCGAGGAGGAGTCGAGCAAGCTCCTGCACATGGAGGACGAGCTGCACAAGCGCGTCGTCGGGCAGGACATCGCGATCAAGGCGCTCTCCCAGGCGATCCGTCGCACCCGTGCCGGCCTCAAGGACCCGAAGCGTCCCGGCGGCTCGTTCATCTTCGCCGGCCCCACCGGCGTCGGGAAGACCGAGCTCGCCAAGGCGCTCGCCGAGTTCCTGTTCGGTGACGAGGACGCGCTCATCCAGCTCGACATGTCCGAGTTCTCGGAGAAGCACACGGTCTCGCGGCTGTTCGGCTCGCCCCCCGGCTACGTCGGGTACGACGAGGGTGGCCAGCTCACCGAGAAGGTGCGTCGTCGTCCGTTCTCCGTCGTCCTGTTCGACGAGGTGGAGAAGGCGCACGCCGACATCTTCAACTCGCTGCTGCAGGTGCTCGAGGACGGCCGTCTCACCGACTCCCAGGGTCGCGTGGTCGACTTCAAGAACACCGTCATCATCATGACGACGAACCTCGGCACGCGGGACATCGCCAAGGGCGTCCAGACCGGCTTCAACGCCGGCGGCGACCTGGTGACGTCCTACGAGCGGATGAAGGCGAAGGTCAACGAGGAGCTCAAGCAGCACTTCCGGCCCGAGTTCCTCAACCGTGTCGACGACACCGTCGTGTTCCCGCAGCTCTCCCAGGACGAGATCATCCAGATCGTCGACCTGGAGATCGCGAAGCTGGACAAGCGTCTGCGCGACAAGGACATGGGCATCGAGCTCACCCAGGCCGCGAAGAACCTGCTCGCCGAGAAGGGCTACGACCCGGTCCTCGGTGCGCGTCCGCTGAAGCGGGCCATCCAGCGGGAGATCGAGGACACCCTGTCCGAGAAGATCCTGTTCGGCGACCTGCGTCCGGGCCAGCTCGTGCTGGTCGACGGCGAGGGCGAGGGCATCCTCGGGGAGTTCACGTTCCGCGGGGTCGACAAGGCCGAGCACGAGCGCGGCCCGGTCTCGGTCGGCGCCGCCTCGGCGCTCGACGCCCCGACGGGCGTGTCCGTGAAGGACCTCCCGCCGACCGGTCAGATGCAGGCCGGCGCGGAGTGACCCCGACCGTCGGCTGACGGTCCGGACCACCTCCGGAGCTCGAAGGCCCCGGACCCTCCTCACAAGGGTCCGGGGCCTTCGCCGTGCCCGCCGCCTCCGCGAGTCGGCGCAGGTTCCCGCGACTCAGCGCAGGTTCCCGCGACTCAGCGCTCGACGGCGCGAGTCAGCGCAGATGCCCGCGACTCAGCGCAGGTTCCCGCGACTCGGCGCGGGACCGTCGCCGACGGTCAGCGGACGTTCGTCAGCGGGTCCACGACGGGGTGCCGGAGGGTCCCGTCGCCCGTCTCGACGGTGAACCCCTCCCGCACCCAGTACTCGTAGCCGCCCAGCATCTCCTTGACGCGGTAGCCGAGGGTGGCGAAGGCGAGCGCTCCGCGGGTGGCGCCGTTGCAGCCCGGACCCCAGCAGTAGGTGACGACGGGCAGGTCGGGGTCGATCAGCCCGGCGGCCCGCAGCCGCACCTTGCCGCCGGGCAGGTGCACGGCGCCGGGGAGGTGACCGGCGTCCCAGGCCTCCGCCGAGCGCACGTCGACGAGGGTGAACGCCTCGCCGGCCGCGACGGCGGCGTGGACGTCGGAGACGTCGGTCTCGACGGCGAGGCGCGCCGCGAAGTGCGCCGCGACGGTCGCGGGGTCGAGGTCGGGGGCGAAGCCGAGGTGAGAGGTCGTGATCTCCATGCGTCGATCGTCGATCAGCCCGCCGGGCAGGAGAAGTGGCGTGGACGCCGACGACCGCTAAGATCCCGCCATGCGCCAGCCCGACCCCGCCCCGCGCCCGCTGCCGGCACCGGGCCGCCCGCACCGGGTCGCCGTGCTGGTCACGCCGGGCATGGCGCCGTTCGAGACCGGCGCCGTCGTCGAGGTGTTCGGCCTGCCCCGACCGGAGGTGTCGGGCCCCTGGTACGCGCTCGACGTGTGCACGCCGGACCCGGACCGTCCGGTGGCGATGGTCGGCGGACTCTCGGTGACGGTGGCGCACGGCCTGGACGTCCTCACGCGGGCGGACACCGTCATCGTGCCCGCCACGGTGGACGTCCGTACCGGGCCCGAGCCGCGCGTCGTCGACGCGGTCCGCCGGGCCGCCGAGCGTGGCGCCCGCGTGGTGTCCATCTGCTCGGGGGCGTTCACCCTGGCGGCCGCGGGCCTGCTCGACGGTCGCCGGGCGACGACCCACTGGCGGTACGCGGACGAGTTCCGCCGCCGGTTCCCCGCCGTCGAGCTGGACCCGGACGTGCTGTGGGTCGACCACGGGGACGTCCTGACCAGCGCGGGCAGCGCCGCGGGGATCGACCTGTGCCTGCACCTGGTGCGCTCCGACCACGGGTCGGTCGTGGCGAACACGGTCGCGCGGAGGCTCGTGGTGCCGCCGCACCGGGACGGCGGCCAGGCGCAGTTCGTCGACGCGCCCGTGCCGGACGCGGCCGGGACCGACGGCGTGTCCCTGGCGATGGCGGCGGTCCTGCGGGACGTCGCGGCCCCGGTGACGGTCGCGGCGATGGCCCGCACGGCCCTGATGTCGGAGCGCACGTTCCTGCGCCGGTTCACCGAGCGCACGGGCACGTCGCCGGTGCGCTGGGTGGTGGGGCAGCGGGTGCAGGCGAGCCTGCCGCTGCTCGAGGGCACGGACCTGCCGGTCGAGGAGGTCGGTGCGGCCGTCGGCTTCGCCAGCCCGGCGACGTTCCGCCACCACTTCGGGCAGGTCCTGCGCACCTCGCCGTCCGCGTACCGGCGCACGTTCCGGCGCGACGAGACCGCCGGGGCGGCCTGAG
This Isoptericola jiangsuensis DNA region includes the following protein-coding sequences:
- a CDS encoding acyltransferase family protein, with amino-acid sequence MSRTTPVTAARPDAGAPRAAVGGGGNRADIQGLRALAVAAVVVFHLWPGVLTGGYVGVDVFFVLSGFLITSHLVRRPVGSPRALADFWARRVRRLIPAATLVLALTLVAAVVWLPSTVLAGTAREVAASALYVENWHLARSEADYLAADQAHSPVQHYWSLSIEEQFYLLWPVLLGAATWTALRVRRSRARRAAGPASASGDVPDQDARRTAARTAALVTGVVVVASLARSVQLTAAEPAAAYFVSTTRFWELGLGGLLAALLALRTTAGRPEVPDGPAARVLRPVAAWAGLAMIVVACLTFDADTPFPGTAALLPTVGTALVVAAAADPLRGGPGRLLGRRPVQWLGDASYSVYLWHWPLVVIVPVALDTDGPLVMVGVLAATLGLAALSRTWVEERLRHHPLLVRRRAATFVLLAVCVGVVAGAGTVVAQRTETAQREAAAAFAVAVEEAGDCLGATVERDPSCPRPAFVTPPLVAAEDRPVVYADGCWNNTPFTTRNTCTYGPADATTRIALVGNSHAGHWVPALTDALDTEGWRLTTYLQSVCYTVDDLLDIEGTGVAESCRDTNRWAVDQVVTGGYDLVVLSDRTNQPLADMPEDEQEAAAQAAYAETLAAFTDAGIPVLVLRDTPAMPADVPDCVALHPDDLDRCGAPPAVALEPDPLAAAAAADTTGLVSVTSVEDLMCDPDLCHAVVGGLVAYFDHGHLTATFARTLAPEVTGAVRDRLAG
- a CDS encoding ATP-dependent Clp protease ATP-binding subunit, encoding MFERFTDRARRVVVLAQEEARMLNHNYIGTEHILLGLIHEGEGVAAKALESLGISLDGVRAQVTEIIGEGQQAPSGHIPFTPRAKKVLELSLREALQLGHNYIGTEHILLGLIREGEGVAAQVLTKMGADLNKVRQQVIQLLSGYQGKEPVAAGGPAEGQPSGSAVLDQFGRNLTQAAREGKLDPVIGRTQEIERVMQVLSRRTKNNPVLIGEPGVGKTAVVEGLAQDIVRGDVPETLKDKQLYTLDLGALVAGSRYRGDFEERLKKVLKEIRTRGDIILFIDEIHTLVGAGAAEGAIDAASILKPMLARGELQTIGATTLDEYRKHVEKDPALERRFQPIQVNEPSLEHAIEILKGLRDRYEAHHRVSITDSALVSAAQLADRYINDRYLPDKAIDLIDEAGARLRIRRMTAPPELKELDEEIAEARREKESAIDEQDFEKAAGLRDTEKRLTQQRADKEKAWKSGDLDTVAEVDDELIAEVLAMSTGIPVIKLTEEESSKLLHMEDELHKRVVGQDIAIKALSQAIRRTRAGLKDPKRPGGSFIFAGPTGVGKTELAKALAEFLFGDEDALIQLDMSEFSEKHTVSRLFGSPPGYVGYDEGGQLTEKVRRRPFSVVLFDEVEKAHADIFNSLLQVLEDGRLTDSQGRVVDFKNTVIIMTTNLGTRDIAKGVQTGFNAGGDLVTSYERMKAKVNEELKQHFRPEFLNRVDDTVVFPQLSQDEIIQIVDLEIAKLDKRLRDKDMGIELTQAAKNLLAEKGYDPVLGARPLKRAIQREIEDTLSEKILFGDLRPGQLVLVDGEGEGILGEFTFRGVDKAEHERGPVSVGAASALDAPTGVSVKDLPPTGQMQAGAE
- a CDS encoding rhodanese-like domain-containing protein; protein product: MEITTSHLGFAPDLDPATVAAHFAARLAVETDVSDVHAAVAAGEAFTLVDVRSAEAWDAGHLPGAVHLPGGKVRLRAAGLIDPDLPVVTYCWGPGCNGATRGALAFATLGYRVKEMLGGYEYWVREGFTVETGDGTLRHPVVDPLTNVR
- a CDS encoding helix-turn-helix domain-containing protein: MRQPDPAPRPLPAPGRPHRVAVLVTPGMAPFETGAVVEVFGLPRPEVSGPWYALDVCTPDPDRPVAMVGGLSVTVAHGLDVLTRADTVIVPATVDVRTGPEPRVVDAVRRAAERGARVVSICSGAFTLAAAGLLDGRRATTHWRYADEFRRRFPAVELDPDVLWVDHGDVLTSAGSAAGIDLCLHLVRSDHGSVVANTVARRLVVPPHRDGGQAQFVDAPVPDAAGTDGVSLAMAAVLRDVAAPVTVAAMARTALMSERTFLRRFTERTGTSPVRWVVGQRVQASLPLLEGTDLPVEEVGAAVGFASPATFRHHFGQVLRTSPSAYRRTFRRDETAGAA